The sequence below is a genomic window from Rhizobium sp. NXC14.
GACTGGAAAGGGACATCGCAGCCCTGAGGCCATGGTTTCACAACCTGCGAATTAGCGGCGTACAGACCGCGCCTGATCATTTTCTTGGTGACTACCCGTCCTTCAAATGGGCCCACTTTCACCAGGTTGTGCCTGAAGATCTCCGGGGGTGCAGCGTGCTCGACATCGGCTGCAACGCCGGATTCTATGCACTTGAAATGAAAAGAAGAAATGCCGGACGGGTCGTCGGAATCGACTCCGACCCGCATTATCTCAGGCAAGCCGAGTTCGTAGCCAGACAGACAGGTGAGGATATCGAGTTCAAGCTGATGTCGGTGTACGAGGTGGAAAAACTGAAGGAGAGATTTGACCTGGTCCTTTTCATGGGTGTCCTTTATCACCTGCGGCATCCGCTGCTGGCACTCGACCTTCTGCATGAGCATGTCGTCGGCGGCCAGATGCTGTTTCAATGCATGCAGCGGGGGGGAGAGGAAGTCGCGGCACTCAGCGAAAATTACGACTTCTTCAACACGACAATATTTGAGCAGCGCGGCTTTCCCAAAGTGTATTTCTTGGAAGAACGTTACGCTGGCGACCCCACAAATTGGTTCATTCCGAACAAGGCGGCGGTCGAAGCGATGCTGAGAAGCGCCGGGTTTGTCATTCGTGCCAATCCGGAACGGGAAGTTTATCTGGTGGAACATGGAAGCCGCCACCCGATGGCGGAACCGCCTCCGTCACTTTGCTGAAAAACTTCGGATCCAGACCGCTTCCGCAGTCAGGCTCCGATCAACTGCGGCAGGCGGTCCAGGTAGCGTTTGATGGTGCTTTCAATCCGCTCCCTCTCGGCGTCATCGACGCTCGCCCTCGCCTGCGACCACAAACCTATCTGGAAACCGAGATAACATGCCTCGAAAAGCTTGAGCACATCATCGCGCAAATCGCAGTCCGCCTCCTGAGCGACGAGATCGGCAAGACGATAACGCTCCTTACTCGAGAGTTCGAATTCCACGCAG
It includes:
- a CDS encoding TIGR04290 family methyltransferase, which gives rise to MNEQARLERDIAALRPWFHNLRISGVQTAPDHFLGDYPSFKWAHFHQVVPEDLRGCSVLDIGCNAGFYALEMKRRNAGRVVGIDSDPHYLRQAEFVARQTGEDIEFKLMSVYEVEKLKERFDLVLFMGVLYHLRHPLLALDLLHEHVVGGQMLFQCMQRGGEEVAALSENYDFFNTTIFEQRGFPKVYFLEERYAGDPTNWFIPNKAAVEAMLRSAGFVIRANPEREVYLVEHGSRHPMAEPPPSLC